The Platichthys flesus chromosome 8, fPlaFle2.1, whole genome shotgun sequence genome has a window encoding:
- the sesn4 gene encoding sestrin-3 — translation MIICTSKMERTQFPLRSPCQRVQKQVVVNGEKERVSLLFMKALVSRGSVDAVFQQMASHPQYLESFLRTQHYILHMDGPLPLPYRHYIAIMAAARHHCNYLVYLHSAQFLRVGGDPLWLQGLEAAPPRLRLLAHINKVLAHQPWLIACSHIQTLLKSGEQCWSLAELVQAVVILAHCHALCSFVFGCDTDSDFVPPSKSPNGTPPTFCPFDAANGNTNVPQSLATPSEHKARRRSLDSSCDMACLKERIQKSQEEREKREGRLLQTQTLQQTDLEEEEEIICFADPSRFITDPNFCYVEFARREEDHFQVFRVQDYSWEDHGFSLVNRLYSDIGHLLDDRFRSVTTLPSLHSSDLKRAIWNYIHCVLGIRYDDYDYGEVNQLLARDLKLYIKAVACFPDATKTPVCPLSWALLKPSERIHVNLLIMEARLQAELLYALRAITQYMIA, via the exons ATGATCATCTGTACGAGTAAAATGGAGAGAACCCAGTTCCCCCTGAGAAGCCCGTGCCAGCGCGTCCAGAAACAG GTGGTGGTGAACGGTGAGAAGGAGCGCGTGTCACTGCTGTTCATGAAGGCTCTGGTCAGCAGGGGGAGCGTGGACGCGGTTTTCCAGCAGATGGCCTCTCACCCTCAGTACTTGGAGAGCTTCCTGCGCACACAGCACTACATCCTGCACATGGACGGCCCTCTGCCGCTGCCATACCGCCATTACATCGCCATCATG GCTGCTGCACGACATCACTGCAACTACCTGGTGTACCTGCACTCAGCTCAGTTCCTGAGGGTGGGCGGGGAccctctgtggctgcagggtTTGGAGGCAGCACCACCTCGCCTTCGCCTCCTTGCCCACATCAACAAGGTGCTGGCCCATCAGCCCTGGCTCATCGCCTGCTCACATATTCAG ACCCTGCTGAAGTCGGGCGAGCAGTGCTGGTCGCTGGCGGAGCTGGTGCAGGCCGTGGTGATCCTGGCCCACTGCCACGCCCTCTGCAGTTTTGTGTTTGGATGCGACACAGACTCAGACTTTGTCCCTCCCTCCAAATCTCCTAACGGTACCCCCCCGACCTTCTGCCCCTTTGATGCTGCCAACGGCAACACCAACGTGCCTCAGTCCCTCGCCACTCCCTCCGAACACAAAGCACGACGACGG TCTCTTGACTCCAGTTGCGACATGGCCTGTCTAAAAGAGAGGATCCAGAAGTCTCAGGAGGAGcgtgagaagagagaggggcGTCTGCTGCAGACCCAGACGCTCCAGCAAACAG acctggaagaggaggaggagataataTGCTTTGCAGACCCGTCGCGTTTCATCACAGACCCCAACTTCTGCTACGTGGAGTTCGCTCGGAGAGAGGAGGACCACTTCCAAGTATTCAGAGTTCAG GACTATTCATGGGAGGACCACGGCTTCTCCTTAGTCAACAGATTGTATTCGGACATCGGGCACCTCCTGGACGACAGATTCAGGAGCGTGACCACTCTCCCCTCGTTGCACAGCTCCGACCTGAAGAGGGCGATCTGGAATTACATCCATTGTGTGTTAGGAATACG CTATGACGACTATGACTACGGAGAAGTGAACCAGCTGCTGGCGCGGGATTTAAAGCTGTACATCAAGGCGGTGGCCTGTTTTCCCGACGCCACCAAAACTCCAGTGTGTCCTCTGAGTTGGGCTCTACTCAAACCTTCAGAAAGG ATCCATGTGAATTTGCTCATCATGGAGGCGCGGCTGCAGGCGGAGCTGCTCTACGCTCTGAGAGCCATCACTCAGTACATGATTGCCTAA
- the rap2c gene encoding ras-related protein Rap-2c codes for MKEYKVVVLGSGGVGKSALTVQFVTGTFIEKYDPTIEDFYRKEIEVDSSPSVLEILDTAGTEQFASMRDLYIKNGQGFILVYSLVNQQSFQDIRPMRDQIVRVKRFEKVPLILVGNKVDLESEREVAGTDGRALAQEWGCPFIETSAKSKTMVDELFAEIVRQMNYSTLPEKQEQCCTACVVQ; via the exons ATGAAAGAGTACAAAGTTGTCGTGCTGGGCAGCGGCGGCGTCGGCAAGTCCGCGCTGACCGTCCAGTTCGTCACCGGCACCTTCATCGAGAAATACGACCCCACCATCGAGGACTTCTACCGCAAGGAGATCGAGGTGGACTCGTCCCCCTCCGTGCTGGAGATCCTGGACACGGCGGGGACCGAGCAGTTCGCCTCCATGAGAGACCTGTACATCAAGAACGGGCAGGGCTTCATCCTGGTCTACAGCCTGGTCAACCAGCAGTCATTCCAG gacaTCAGACCGATGCGGGACCAAATAGTGCGAGTGAAGCGCTTCGAGAAGGTGCCGCTGATCCTGGTCGGGAACAAGGTCGACCTGGAGTCTGAGCGCGAGGTCGCCGGGACAGACGGACGGGCCCTGGCTCAGGAGTGGGGCTGCCCCTTCATCGAGACCTCGGCTAAGAGCAAGACCATGGTGGACGAGCTGTTCGCGGAGATCGTGCGACAGATGAATTACTCCACGCTGCCGGAGAAGCAGGAACAGTGCTGCACAGCCTGCGTGGTGCAGTGA
- the zgc:92907 gene encoding UDP-N-acetylglucosamine transferase subunit ALG13 homolog gives MKTVFVTVGTTSFDELIENITSSESVQALKARGYECLVLQVGRGSLLPAADSCPHIRLEAFRFKDSIAEDMKRADLVISHAGAGSCLEALGAGKPLLVVVNDKLMNNHQLELAQQLHLDSHLLYCTCSTLTETLTTMDLSVLQPFLPGRTKNFANFLDKALGVQ, from the exons ATGAAGACCGTGTTTGTTACTGTCGGCACCACGAGCTTCGACGAGCTGATAGAAAACATCACGTCCTCAGAGAGCGTCCAG GCTTTAAAGGCTCGTGGATATGAGTGTTTGGTTCTTCAGGTTGGAAGAGGATCTCTTCTTCCAGCTGCTGACAGCTGTCCCCACATCCGACTGGAGGCTTTTCGTTTCAAAGACTCAATAGCGGAGGACATGAAGCGGGCTGACCTTGTCATCAGCCACGCAG GGGCAGGAAGTTGTTTGGAGGCGCTCGGTGCAGGGAAACCTTTGCTAGTCGTCGTAAATGACAAACTGATGAACAACCACCAACTGGAGCTGGCCCAGCAGCTGCATTTGGACTCCCACCTGTTGTACTGCACATGCAG CACGCTGACAGAAACGCTGACGACCATGGATCTCTCTGTTCTACAGCCCTTCTTACCCGGGCGGACAAAAAACTTTGCAAACTTTCTAGACAAAGCTCTGGGTGTtcaatga